AAGCTCTCTATGCCGTTGACCTCGCGTCGAGGCCGCCGTCATTCAATTCCATTCCCTCTTCCTCCGCGCTCTCTGCGACTCTGCGGTGAATATCTGCGCCACCCATCACCCGCTGTACAGCGTCCCCGCGTTCACGACCGGCTGCACCCCGTGATCGCCGCACAGCACGACCATCAGGTTGCTCACCATCGCCGCGCGTCGCTCATCGTCCAGCTTCACCTTCCCGCCCTTCTCAAGATGCTCGAGCGCGGATTCAACCATCCCCACCGCGCCCTCGACGATCCGGAACCGTGCCGACACGATTGCATCCGCCTGCTGCCTCCGCAGCATCGCGCCCGCGATCTCCGATGCGTACGCCAGATGCGAAAGCCGCGTCTCTTCGATCGTCACGCCCGCTTTCGCGACGCGCTCCTGAAGTTCCGCCATCAGAGTCTTGCTCACCTCATCCGTCGATCCGCGCAGCGACATCTCGTGCGCATCCCCCGTGTCGTACGGATACACCGACGCCAGATGCCGCAGCGCCGATTCGCACTGCGTGTCCACAAAGCTGCTGAAGTTCGCAACGTCAAAGGTCGCCCGCGCCGCGTTCTCGACGCGCCACACGACCACCGCCGCGATCTCGATCGGGTTGCCCCGCACATCGTTCACCTTGATCGTCGGTGTCACCATGTTGTTCGTGCGCAGGGAAACACTCGGCTTCTTCGCCAGCGAATTGATCCACCAGAAGCCCGACGTCTTCACCGTGCCGTGATAGCTCCCGAAGAAAATCACCACCCGCGCCGTATTCGGCTGGATGATCGTCAGCCCCGCCAGCAGAGTCACATTCGCGACAAACAGCAGCACCGCCACGATGCCCAGCGCCACCATCCCCGCCGGCGCGTGCGGCATTCCCTGCGAATTCCTCACCGCATACACGAACAACGCGATGATCGGCACAAACGCAATCAGCCCGCCGAACAACACCGGCCATCCCCGAACCGTCTTCGCCGCAATCTCGTTCGTCATCGGAATCTCCTTTCCAACCCCGGCGCGAGCCATCCAGCCCCCACAAGTCGCTCGCTTGGTATTGAAATGATATCATTTTGATAGGATACGGAGCCCGCCGGTTTCATGTTGGGTGGGATATTTGCCCTAAGTCCGAGAGGGGTAAAAACTTAAGAAATTGCCTTACAAAATCCGATTTTCTGCTTGTAATACCGATCAAAACCCGTATTTTGTTCGGCATGGACGCCATCAAACCAGCACCGATTGAGATTCCACCACCCCGCGATGAGGCCGCGCTCCTCGCCTTCTACCTCGAGGGCGTCCCGCTCGTCCAGATCGCCCGCGCGCTCAAGGTCGGCATCCCAACGGTCCTCGATTTCGTCCGCGGCAAAGAGGTCCGTGAATGCATCGAGCAGTACGAAGAGTGCATCGAGCAGCAGACCCGCCTCTTCGCGCTCGCGTCTCGAATCCCCGCCATGTCCACCCTGCGGGAAGTCTGCGCCTCCGAAGGCTCGCTCGCCGAAAAGCGCCGCGCCGCCTCCGATCTGCTCCGCCAGAGCCGCGCCGCAAACAAACCCGTCAAGGGACGCCGCTTCGCCCGCACCCTTCACAAAACCCCAAACCCCGAAGCCTTCCATCCGAACACGGACATTGAGCAAATGCCCGACATCGAGATCTCCGCGCACGCGTCGGACGTTCCGGGCTTCGATTCGCCACCCGAAATCCCGCCGCCGATCGCGAGCGATGCTTCCGGAGATGTCTTCAAAGCGCAATCGATCGAGCAAACATCCGATCCCGCGCCATTGAAAGACGCAAATCAGTCCGCACCCGATCAACCTCCAGTACCCACACATCAAGAAGCGCCCGGCGATTCCGTTCCCGATTCTGATTCGGTCGCGCGCCAAACCACAGCGCACGCAAGCACGCCGTTCGATCCGCCACAAATCACAGCACCCGCTTCATTTCCGCCGCCGATCCCATCGCCCTTCGACATCATCTCTCCCGGCGAACTCTCGAGCCCGCTCCCCGACGCGGTCCCCGTCGCCGCTTGACGCGTGCGCGACCACGCGCCACCGATCGCGGTTCCTCGAAACTCCTGTCACCAATCTTGATTCATCGAAAGCGGTGTCAGCAACCGTGGTTCATCGACACCCGTGCTACCAGTCGTGGTTTCTCCGCGATCGGTGGGTCCCATCAAATTCGCGGCTTCACCAATCTGCGATCTGCGATTTGAAATATTCGATCTGCGATTTGAAATCTGCGATCTGAAATCTTCGATCTGCGATCCAAATTCACCCTCCGTGTCTTTCTCCGTGGTTCCCCGTGGTTCTCCGTGTTGAACTGCTTCTCTTCACCCGCCCGCAAACACCGCCGCCACCAACTCATCCGCCGTCCGCACCGTCTTCCCCGCGCGGGCCGTTTTCTCCTGCGCGAGCGCCACCCGTCTCTCCGCCTCGCCCCGCGTCTCGCCCAGCGTCGTCAGCACCGTCACCGCTTCTTCCGCGATCGGGCTGAGCCGCACGGGCGCCGGGATCGCTCCCGCCTTGATCTCAAGTGAGCCCAGCTCCTGTTCACTGAGGAATGTCTCGACCTTGCCGTGCAATTCCGCGATGATCGTTTCCGCCATCCGCTTGCCGATTTCCGGCAGCTTCACGAGCGCCGCGCCGTCTCTCGCCGCGATCGCGCGGGCGATCCCCGCGGGTTCAACCGCCATCGCCCGCAGCGCCTTCTTGTTCCCGATCCCCTTCACGGTCGTGAAGACTTCAAAGAACGCGCGATCGCGCAGCGCCGTGAACCCGATCAACCGCGGAATGAAACTCGTCCCCTGCCCCTGCCCCTCGAGATATTCGAGCGTGTTGAACGTCACCATCTGGCCGACCTTCGCCGCGAGCGACTTCGCGACATACGCCGGCAACAGCACTTCGCGCGCGCTGCTCCCATCCGCCGACGCGACGATCGCCGTCGATTCGTTCACCGATTCAAGTTTGCCCGTCAGGCGGCAGAGCATGCGCCACAAGATAGCAGAGTCCGAACCCGGACAGTCTGCACGGCGCACTCTACCCGCACACAAGATTGTTGTAGGCGACAACGAAGACCACGAAATCAGCATCGTCCACAAACCCGTCGCCGTTCAGGTCCGCCGGGCATCCGGCCGGCATCCCCGGATCCGCACAATCGAGAATGTTGTACGCGCCGACGAAGATCACAAAGTCCGAGTCGTCCACGAAGCCGTCGTGATTGAGATCGCCCGGGCACGCCGCCCCGATCAGAATGTTGTCGTACCCGGTGTTAACGGAACGGCCGATCGAAGTCGTCCACCGGATGCTGGTCAGGGCCACATCGGAAACGACCCCGAAGAACCCGACCGTTGTCGGATCGTGATTGTGCATGTACGTTTCGATCAGAACGTGCCCCGCGCCGTACAGACGGATCGTCGCCGGCCCGAACTCGTTGAGGTAGGTGTCAAAGCCCACGTTGTTCGTCGGCGTAGCGAAGAACAGCTCAAAGTCTTCATCGCCGTTCGCCGTGATCACCTGGGTTCCGATCGGACCCGGCACGCCGAAGTTGGTGTAGTTCGCGAGATTGATGTAGACGTTGGGTCCGGGCGTCCCCGCGTACGGGGTGAATGTTCCCACCGGCCTCGTGAGCGATGCCAGAAGCTGCTCCGTGGGCGCGCTCTCAAAGTCCTCGACGAGCACGGGATTGGTCGCGCCGATGAAGCCCGCCTTCGCCGTGTAGTAGACCTGCCCCGCGACCGCCGCCGAGAGTTGAAGACCCGCGAGCCCGCACGCCAAGACCACAGCTTTGCTGGATGCGCGCATGAGTTGCCTTTCGAAATCGGTCCGCGATCGTTTCGCTGTTCCACTCCCGCCTCAGAAAAGCCTACCGCGCAGCACCAAGAGCTCAACGAGCACCTGCTCCCTTGCGCGCCTATTGTTTTGCCTCGCCAGTGGCCTCAACTTTCGGCTGGGCCCCCTTTCATGGGTGCCCGCCCCGATCGTCCTGGGAATCTGCTGGCAGCGGCACGAGCTTTTTCCTGCCGCTCCACCCACCCTCCCACTCTCCGCGGGGGGCCCAGTACGGCACGACCTCGCCCCATAGTTTGGTGCAGGAAACGCCAGAAACAGTTCGTCCGCGTTGGCAATGCGCCCGCGGCACGAGGAGTCCGAGTCTTTTCATGCACCCACGTTCCAACAACCATTCCCGCGGCAACAACCGCCCCAATAGCAACAAGTCCCATTCCGGCCCGCGTCACTGGAAGAAAAACAATGGACACTCCCACGGGAATGCCGCGGGAAGTTCCAATCAACAGGGCGGCCAAAACCGTTCAAGTGAGCACCGCTCAAACGAGAACCG
The DNA window shown above is from Phycisphaeraceae bacterium and carries:
- a CDS encoding SPFH domain-containing protein, which codes for MTNEIAAKTVRGWPVLFGGLIAFVPIIALFVYAVRNSQGMPHAPAGMVALGIVAVLLFVANVTLLAGLTIIQPNTARVVIFFGSYHGTVKTSGFWWINSLAKKPSVSLRTNNMVTPTIKVNDVRGNPIEIAAVVVWRVENAARATFDVANFSSFVDTQCESALRHLASVYPYDTGDAHEMSLRGSTDEVSKTLMAELQERVAKAGVTIEETRLSHLAYASEIAGAMLRRQQADAIVSARFRIVEGAVGMVESALEHLEKGGKVKLDDERRAAMVSNLMVVLCGDHGVQPVVNAGTLYSG